In one window of Streptomyces kaniharaensis DNA:
- a CDS encoding DUF5947 family protein: MSTRRLPREGTALLRRLREPAPRRPECCAFCGLDLPPGHRHLVDTEERALACACTACGLLFQQPGAADGRYRTVPDRYLVDPDERLDERAWTVLGIPVGTAFLFRNARLDRLVACYPGPAGATESELDDAAWQSTIGAGRLAAALEPDVEALLLRRTEGLVACFLVPIDVCYELVGRLRLCWHGFDGGAEARAELDVFFERLEARARALPSEVVA; this comes from the coding sequence ATGAGCACCCGTCGACTCCCGCGCGAGGGCACCGCCCTGCTGCGCCGGCTGCGCGAGCCTGCGCCCCGCCGGCCCGAGTGCTGCGCGTTCTGCGGCCTGGACCTGCCACCGGGCCACCGGCACCTGGTGGACACCGAGGAACGCGCGCTCGCCTGCGCCTGCACGGCCTGCGGCCTGCTCTTCCAGCAGCCGGGCGCGGCCGACGGCCGCTACCGCACCGTGCCGGACCGCTACCTCGTCGACCCGGACGAGCGTCTGGACGAGCGGGCCTGGACGGTCCTGGGGATCCCGGTCGGCACCGCGTTCCTGTTCCGCAACGCCCGGCTGGACCGGCTGGTCGCCTGCTACCCGGGCCCGGCCGGCGCCACCGAGAGCGAGCTGGACGACGCGGCCTGGCAGAGCACGATCGGCGCCGGCCGGCTCGCCGCCGCGTTGGAGCCGGACGTGGAGGCGCTACTACTGCGCCGCACCGAGGGCCTTGTCGCGTGCTTCCTGGTGCCGATCGACGTCTGCTACGAGCTGGTCGGCCGACTGCGGCTGTGCTGGCACGGCTTCGACGGCGGCGCCGAGGCGCGGGCCGAACTCGACGTGTTCTTCGAGCGGTTGGAAGCCCGGGCCCGCGCGCTGCCCTCGGAGGTGGTGGCGTGA
- a CDS encoding DUF6084 family protein gives MTALAFACTGVRSDPYAAAPTLVFRLRITAPAGTRVHALALRCQLRIEPGRRPYAAAEGERLTDLFGERERWASTLNPIQFATVPLLVPGFTGETETDLAVPCSYDLEVASARYFRALDGGEVPLLLLFSGTAFAGPAGFQVTPVPWDREASVRMPVRVWREAIDQHFPGCGWLRLPDDLMDALLAYRSRRALPSWEATVRELLGAAAIEEVAR, from the coding sequence GTGACCGCCCTGGCCTTCGCCTGCACCGGGGTGCGGTCCGACCCCTACGCGGCCGCGCCGACCCTGGTGTTCCGGCTGCGGATCACCGCCCCCGCGGGCACCCGGGTGCACGCCCTCGCGCTCCGCTGCCAGCTGCGCATCGAGCCGGGCCGCCGGCCGTACGCCGCGGCGGAGGGCGAGCGGCTGACCGACCTGTTCGGCGAACGGGAGCGCTGGGCGAGCACGCTCAACCCGATCCAGTTCGCCACCGTCCCCCTGCTGGTGCCGGGTTTCACCGGCGAGACCGAGACGGATCTGGCGGTGCCGTGCAGCTACGACCTGGAGGTGGCCTCCGCGCGCTACTTCCGGGCGCTGGACGGCGGCGAGGTGCCGCTGCTGCTGCTGTTCTCCGGCACCGCCTTCGCCGGCCCGGCCGGCTTCCAGGTCACGCCGGTGCCCTGGGACCGGGAGGCCTCGGTGCGGATGCCGGTGCGGGTCTGGCGGGAGGCGATCGACCAGCACTTCCCCGGATGCGGCTGGCTGCGGCTGCCGGACGACCTCATGGACGCGCTGCTGGCCTACCGTTCCCGGCGGGCCCTGCCCTCCTGGGAAGCGACGGTGCGTGAGCTGCTCGGTGCGGCCGCGATCGAGGAGGTGGCGCGATGA
- a CDS encoding hydrogenase maturation protease, giving the protein MSAGTVLIAGIGNIFLGDDGFGVETVRRLAGHPLPEGVEVVDVGVRGVDLAYRLLDGYRTAVLVDAAARGGEPGTVYLIEAEAEPVAVPVLDGHRMGPDAVLALLATLAAGTGGRPPGRVLVVGCEPASVEEGIGLSTPVTAAVEEAVQVILRVVYEAAQPEREKSPC; this is encoded by the coding sequence GTGAGCGCCGGGACGGTACTGATCGCCGGGATCGGCAACATCTTCCTCGGCGACGACGGGTTCGGCGTGGAGACCGTCCGCAGGCTGGCCGGGCACCCACTGCCGGAGGGGGTCGAGGTCGTCGACGTCGGCGTCCGCGGGGTGGACCTGGCGTACCGGCTGCTCGATGGGTACCGGACCGCGGTGCTGGTGGACGCCGCCGCCCGCGGCGGGGAGCCGGGCACGGTGTACCTGATCGAGGCGGAGGCCGAGCCGGTCGCCGTGCCGGTGCTGGACGGCCACCGGATGGGCCCGGACGCCGTGCTCGCCCTGCTGGCCACGCTCGCCGCGGGCACCGGCGGACGGCCGCCGGGCCGGGTGCTGGTGGTGGGCTGCGAGCCGGCGTCGGTGGAGGAGGGCATCGGGCTGAGCACCCCGGTGACCGCCGCCGTCGAGGAGGCGGTCCAGGTAATCCTGCGGGTCGTGTACGAGGCCGCGCAGCCGGAGAGAGAGAAGTCGCCATGCTGA
- a CDS encoding DUF6893 family small protein yields MLKKLFGAVLVAAIGALVWQAMPDIKRYLRIARM; encoded by the coding sequence ATGCTGAAGAAGCTGTTCGGCGCGGTCCTGGTGGCCGCGATCGGGGCCCTGGTCTGGCAGGCCATGCCCGACATCAAGCGCTACCTGCGCATCGCACGGATGTGA
- the hypA gene encoding hydrogenase maturation nickel metallochaperone HypA, producing the protein MHEMSIAVAVVEQVEAAAREHGMPGVARVRLHVGELAGVVPQALDFCFELACAGTLVEGAVLEAESVAARARCRACAVEWAVGMPPDLGCPSCGGGSVELLSGRELQILDVEWAGLPDVRAGQEG; encoded by the coding sequence ATGCACGAGATGTCGATCGCCGTCGCTGTCGTCGAGCAGGTGGAGGCGGCCGCGCGCGAGCACGGGATGCCCGGGGTGGCGCGGGTGCGGCTGCACGTCGGCGAACTGGCCGGCGTGGTCCCGCAGGCGCTCGACTTCTGCTTCGAACTGGCCTGTGCCGGAACGCTGGTGGAGGGGGCGGTGCTGGAGGCCGAGTCCGTCGCGGCGCGCGCCAGATGCCGTGCCTGCGCGGTCGAGTGGGCGGTCGGCATGCCGCCGGACCTGGGCTGCCCGAGCTGCGGCGGCGGCAGTGTGGAGCTGCTGTCCGGACGCGAGCTGCAGATCCTCGACGTCGAGTGGGCCGGGCTCCCGGATGTCCGGGCCGGTCAGGAAGGCTGA
- the hypB gene encoding hydrogenase nickel incorporation protein HypB, giving the protein MCRTVDLRQAVLARNDGSARELRAALAARGTVAVNLLSSPGSGKTALLEAELGLARRRGVPVAALTADLATENDALRLARSGAPVKQVLTDGLCHLEAVMLAGHLTGWLPDDTRLLFVENVGNLVCPASYDLGESLRVVLASVTEGEDKPLKYPTAFGLANLVLVTKADLAAAAEFDEAAFLANVARVNPGVEVVLTSARTGQGAGVLLERALAVLDGAEPHRPVMAAAQDHGHGHGLHHHEPVVVRDGS; this is encoded by the coding sequence ATGTGTCGCACGGTGGATCTCCGTCAGGCGGTCCTCGCCCGCAACGACGGCAGCGCACGGGAGTTGCGCGCGGCGCTGGCCGCGCGCGGCACGGTGGCGGTGAACCTGCTCTCCAGCCCCGGCAGCGGCAAGACCGCGCTGCTGGAGGCCGAATTGGGCCTGGCACGGCGGCGCGGGGTACCGGTCGCCGCGCTGACCGCCGACCTCGCCACCGAGAACGACGCTCTCCGGCTGGCCCGTTCGGGTGCGCCGGTGAAGCAGGTGCTCACCGACGGGCTCTGCCATCTGGAAGCCGTGATGCTCGCCGGACACCTGACCGGCTGGCTGCCGGACGACACCCGGCTGCTGTTCGTGGAGAACGTCGGCAACCTGGTCTGCCCGGCCTCCTACGACCTCGGTGAGTCACTGCGGGTGGTGCTGGCGTCGGTGACCGAGGGCGAGGACAAGCCGCTCAAGTACCCGACCGCGTTCGGGCTGGCCAACCTGGTGCTGGTGACCAAGGCCGACCTGGCGGCGGCGGCCGAGTTCGACGAGGCGGCGTTCCTGGCGAACGTCGCCCGGGTGAACCCCGGCGTGGAGGTGGTCCTCACGTCCGCCCGTACCGGGCAGGGCGCGGGCGTGCTGCTGGAACGCGCCCTGGCCGTCCTGGACGGCGCCGAACCGCACCGGCCGGTGATGGCCGCCGCCCAGGATCATGGGCACGGTCACGGGCTGCATCACCACGAGCCCGTCGTGGTGCGGGACGGCTCGTGA